One segment of Clostridium ljungdahlii DSM 13528 DNA contains the following:
- a CDS encoding transposase, whose protein sequence is MDYITTKEAAKDWGITDRMVVYYCSAGRIKGAEKMGNTWLVPAHAEKPADGRYRSSKAKDGENK, encoded by the coding sequence GTGGATTATATAACAACAAAAGAAGCAGCTAAAGATTGGGGAATCACAGACAGAATGGTAGTGTACTATTGCTCTGCTGGACGGATTAAGGGAGCTGAAAAAATGGGAAATACATGGCTTGTTCCTGCTCACGCTGAAAAACCGGCTGACGGACGATATAGGAGCAGTAAAGCAAAGGATGGTGAAAATAAATGA
- a CDS encoding response regulator transcription factor, whose translation MKQIFLVEDDKEIAKNLVLLLRSEGFTVTHAPTRSDALAMLAGNKFDLALIDISLPDGNGFTVCTEIKEIQDVPVIFLTASGDEASVVTGLNMGADDYITKPFRPRELIARIRTALRKSGRSPSAFEVCGLHIDMASGVVKKDDSEVFLSALEYRLLLVFINNPKSIITRGRLLDELWDAAGEFVNDNTLTVYIKRLREKIENNPASPQIILTVRGTGYRLGGGYVSE comes from the coding sequence ATGAAGCAGATATTTTTGGTTGAGGACGATAAGGAAATTGCTAAAAACCTTGTGCTTTTGCTCCGCTCGGAGGGATTTACAGTCACTCACGCACCTACGCGTAGTGATGCCCTTGCCATGCTTGCTGGGAATAAATTTGACCTAGCACTTATAGATATTTCTTTGCCTGACGGAAATGGCTTTACGGTTTGCACGGAAATCAAAGAAATACAGGATGTTCCCGTTATCTTTCTAACTGCTTCTGGTGATGAGGCGAGTGTTGTTACCGGGCTAAACATGGGTGCCGACGACTATATTACCAAGCCTTTTCGTCCGCGTGAACTGATTGCACGAATCAGAACTGCCCTGCGAAAAAGCGGACGTTCTCCATCGGCTTTTGAAGTCTGTGGGCTTCATATCGATATGGCAAGTGGCGTCGTGAAAAAGGACGACAGCGAAGTTTTTCTTTCAGCCTTAGAATACCGCTTACTTCTGGTGTTTATTAACAACCCCAAAAGTATTATCACGAGGGGCAGACTGCTTGACGAATTGTGGGACGCTGCGGGCGAGTTTGTCAATGACAATACATTGACCGTGTACATTAAACGCCTGCGTGAGAAGATAGAGAACAACCCAGCAAGCCCGCAAATAATTCTGACCGTTCGCGGGACTGGATATAGATTGGGGGGCGGGTATGTTTCGGAATAG
- a CDS encoding sensor histidine kinase, translating into MFRNREFRKFAILFSLIAAAAVTLGFAINAAAGILAIASATAFGIAFFAFTKARYKSIAQISDQIDIVLHNADHLYIGELDEGELSILQSEITKMTLRIREQNDALKKEKEHLADSLADIAHQLRTPLTSVNLILSLLENNPDENERKALIRETKELFVHMDWLLTSLLKLSRLDAGIVVFKAEQIDVNTLINAAIHPFLIQMELHDIALQIDVPKGIIIQGDSGWLSEAIQNIIKNCMESAGDNGKIEIVCTDNPLFTEIIIHDSGAGFEKGDLPCLFDRFYRGKNSSATGYGIGLALCKMIITRQSGTITAKNHPQGGAMFDLRFPK; encoded by the coding sequence ATGTTTCGGAATAGAGAGTTTAGAAAGTTTGCCATTTTGTTCTCCTTAATAGCTGCCGCCGCTGTGACGCTGGGATTTGCAATTAATGCGGCAGCTGGAATTCTTGCCATTGCTTCTGCCACCGCCTTTGGAATAGCGTTTTTTGCATTTACCAAAGCTCGATATAAAAGCATTGCGCAAATTTCAGATCAAATTGATATTGTGCTTCATAATGCTGATCACCTGTATATTGGTGAATTAGATGAGGGCGAACTTTCCATTCTGCAAAGCGAGATAACAAAAATGACGCTGCGTATTCGGGAGCAAAATGATGCACTGAAAAAAGAAAAAGAACATCTTGCTGATTCACTGGCCGACATAGCTCATCAACTCCGCACTCCTCTCACATCCGTAAACCTCATTCTATCATTGTTAGAGAATAACCCTGACGAAAATGAACGGAAAGCATTGATACGGGAAACAAAGGAATTGTTTGTACATATGGATTGGCTACTTACTTCCCTTCTCAAATTATCCCGCCTGGACGCAGGCATTGTGGTTTTTAAAGCTGAACAGATAGATGTAAATACTTTGATAAACGCTGCGATTCACCCGTTTTTGATCCAAATGGAACTGCACGATATTGCTTTACAAATAGACGTACCGAAAGGGATAATCATTCAGGGTGATTCTGGTTGGCTTTCGGAAGCAATTCAAAACATCATCAAAAATTGCATGGAAAGTGCAGGGGATAATGGGAAGATTGAGATTGTCTGCACGGACAACCCATTGTTTACCGAGATTATCATCCACGATAGCGGTGCAGGCTTTGAAAAAGGAGATTTACCCTGCCTGTTTGACAGGTTCTATCGTGGGAAAAACTCAAGTGCCACAGGATACGGGATTGGACTCGCTCTCTGCAAAATGATTATAACACGTCAGAGCGGAACGATTACCGCCAAAAATCACCCACAGGGCGGCGCCATGTTTGACCTTCGTTTCCCAAAGTGA
- a CDS encoding ABC transporter ATP-binding protein, translated as MEFLKIENLCKVYGTGENQVTALDHVSLTIEKGGFTSIIGSSGSGKSTLLHAIAGVDVPTSGKIYLESQDVYAQNNEKLAIFRRRQVGLIYQFHNLIPTLNVVENITLPILMDKRKVNKKRLNELLELLGLKGRETHLPNQLSGGQQQRVSIGRALMNAPAVMLADEPTGSLDSRNGHEIIKLLKESNKKYNQTLIVVTHDENIALQADRIIGISDGKVVRDEKVRP; from the coding sequence ATGGAGTTTTTAAAAATTGAAAATTTATGCAAGGTCTACGGCACTGGTGAAAATCAGGTTACCGCGCTTGACCATGTTTCACTTACAATAGAAAAAGGAGGATTTACTTCAATTATCGGTTCCTCTGGCTCTGGTAAATCCACTTTGCTGCATGCTATCGCTGGTGTGGACGTGCCAACAAGCGGAAAGATATATTTGGAGAGTCAGGATGTATATGCCCAGAACAATGAAAAACTTGCCATCTTCCGCAGGCGTCAGGTTGGACTGATTTACCAGTTTCACAACCTCATTCCCACTCTGAATGTTGTTGAAAACATCACATTGCCTATACTGATGGACAAACGAAAGGTCAATAAGAAGAGGCTGAATGAATTGCTGGAATTGCTTGGGCTAAAGGGACGAGAAACACATTTACCCAATCAGCTTTCAGGCGGTCAGCAGCAGCGTGTTTCCATAGGACGTGCTTTGATGAACGCTCCGGCGGTCATGCTTGCCGACGAGCCAACGGGTAGTTTGGACAGTCGAAATGGACATGAAATTATAAAGCTGCTTAAAGAAAGCAATAAAAAATATAATCAGACACTTATTGTTGTTACACATGACGAAAATATTGCTTTGCAAGCAGACCGCATTATCGGCATATCAGACGGCAAAGTAGTGAGAGACGAGAAGGTGAGACCATGA
- a CDS encoding ABC transporter permease codes for MNIFNKVTLQGMKKSRTRTIVTIIGVVLSAALITAVVTFGVSLLNYMSNGEAHKYGGWHIKFEDVDSSFAAKQASNNKVANTTSFKNIGYAKLNGGKIHSKPYFFIAGFSKKTFNALPLTLCAGRLPKNNREIVVPERVVIKDGIKLRVGDTLTLAIGSRMNGNKSLGQHDPYISGKETLVPKTEKTYTVVGFCETPHFDEDSAPGYTAITTADAADTANNLSLFVTLKKPFETHTYAKNAAEGHAYIFNSDVLRFIALSNDQSDKVFNAFLYSAGAIVLIIIMIGSIFLIYNSFNISLNERTHQFGILSSVGATPKQLRHSVLFEGLCIGAIGIPIGVIIGIASIKLAISIVAKNFANVLFANVPLTLTVSAPAIIAAVVTSMITILISADIPARKAANMPVMECIRQTNDVKVESKAVKTSKLVERIYGLEGTLALKNFKRNKKRYRSIVLSLVLSVVLFISTSAMVIDLKQVSAGAKEVTNSDVGFGTHDMKDSEMLQLYDELKNVDGVDESSYQVVMNYFCAAKGSDLSDAYKKSEGSHSPNETVNLPVQIQFLDDSTYLKIVKSLGLPADKYTGQNAKLIGVAKVDSHDNQKTASQIPNVFKSSVTNFTIFPETNGKPEMKQGYNVGITFMNNFMPPDTPPILTDIKQKSGGIYVTAPYSLKEKFNATGTPADIITKGMTFQSKNPSKSSDKMKEIVQDMGITTPYILLNMSGALDQSRNMIFIADVFSYAFIIMISLIAVANVFNTISTNIKLRRRELAMLRSVGMSDHDFQKMMNFECIFYGMKALIFGLPLAIIFSWFMHKEMNGSESGSFVMPWASIGISIFGVLFIVFITMLYSIRKIKKENIIDALRDDMD; via the coding sequence ATGAACATTTTCAACAAAGTTACCCTGCAAGGCATGAAAAAGAGCCGCACACGAACAATTGTAACGATTATCGGAGTTGTACTGTCTGCTGCCTTGATTACGGCAGTCGTCACTTTTGGCGTTTCCCTGCTGAACTATATGTCAAACGGTGAGGCTCACAAATACGGCGGCTGGCACATCAAATTTGAGGATGTGGATTCTTCTTTCGCAGCTAAGCAGGCAAGTAACAACAAAGTTGCAAACACCACATCATTTAAAAATATTGGCTACGCAAAACTTAATGGTGGAAAAATTCACAGCAAACCGTATTTTTTTATCGCCGGATTCAGCAAGAAAACATTTAATGCTCTTCCCCTCACATTGTGTGCCGGCAGGTTGCCAAAAAACAACAGAGAGATTGTTGTTCCTGAGAGAGTTGTAATAAAAGATGGCATTAAGTTACGTGTGGGTGACACGCTTACCCTTGCTATTGGAAGCCGCATGAATGGAAACAAAAGTCTTGGTCAACATGACCCTTACATTTCCGGGAAAGAAACTCTTGTGCCCAAAACAGAGAAAACTTATACAGTGGTCGGTTTCTGCGAAACGCCTCACTTTGATGAAGATTCTGCACCTGGATATACCGCAATTACAACTGCAGATGCAGCAGACACAGCAAACAATCTCAGCTTGTTTGTCACGCTAAAAAAACCGTTTGAGACTCATACTTATGCAAAAAATGCAGCTGAAGGTCATGCTTACATCTTTAATAGTGATGTGCTGCGTTTCATTGCTCTTTCAAACGATCAAAGCGATAAGGTGTTCAATGCATTTTTGTACTCAGCCGGTGCCATTGTACTCATCATAATTATGATTGGTTCTATTTTTCTGATTTATAATTCATTCAACATCTCCTTGAACGAGCGCACACACCAATTCGGGATTCTCTCATCGGTGGGAGCCACCCCAAAGCAGCTGCGCCATTCAGTGCTGTTTGAGGGACTTTGTATTGGTGCTATTGGTATCCCAATTGGTGTTATCATTGGTATAGCCAGCATCAAACTTGCGATTAGTATTGTCGCCAAAAACTTCGCAAACGTTCTTTTCGCCAATGTACCTTTGACATTGACAGTGTCCGCTCCCGCAATCATTGCAGCAGTAGTGACCAGCATGATCACAATCCTGATTTCGGCAGATATTCCAGCTCGCAAGGCTGCCAATATGCCAGTTATGGAGTGTATTCGCCAGACGAATGATGTCAAAGTCGAATCAAAAGCTGTGAAAACGTCAAAACTTGTGGAGCGTATTTATGGATTGGAGGGAACTCTTGCATTAAAGAACTTTAAGAGGAACAAAAAGCGTTATCGCAGCATTGTGCTGTCACTTGTTTTAAGTGTAGTGTTATTTATATCGACCAGTGCCATGGTAATAGATTTGAAACAGGTGTCGGCGGGTGCAAAAGAGGTTACTAATAGTGATGTCGGTTTTGGCACACATGATATGAAAGACAGCGAAATGCTGCAACTTTACGATGAACTAAAAAACGTCGATGGTGTTGACGAAAGTTCGTATCAAGTTGTTATGAATTATTTCTGTGCTGCCAAGGGCAGTGATCTTTCAGACGCTTACAAGAAGTCGGAAGGTTCACATTCGCCGAACGAAACGGTGAATCTGCCAGTGCAAATCCAATTTTTAGATGACAGTACCTATCTGAAGATTGTCAAAAGTTTAGGTTTGCCCGCAGATAAATATACCGGACAAAATGCGAAATTAATCGGCGTTGCCAAAGTGGACAGCCACGACAATCAGAAAACGGCCAGCCAAATTCCGAATGTGTTCAAGAGTTCTGTCACCAATTTTACCATTTTTCCCGAAACAAATGGCAAGCCGGAGATGAAACAGGGATATAATGTAGGTATTACATTTATGAACAATTTTATGCCGCCTGATACACCTCCTATCTTAACAGACATAAAACAAAAATCAGGTGGAATTTATGTAACTGCCCCATATTCACTCAAGGAAAAGTTTAATGCCACTGGTACTCCTGCAGATATTATAACTAAGGGCATGACATTTCAGTCAAAGAACCCATCGAAGTCATCGGATAAAATGAAAGAGATAGTTCAGGATATGGGAATTACAACCCCGTACATCCTTTTGAATATGTCTGGAGCGCTTGATCAGAGCCGCAATATGATATTCATTGCCGATGTGTTCTCTTATGCTTTTATAATTATGATTTCGCTGATTGCAGTTGCCAATGTGTTCAACACAATTTCCACGAATATCAAGCTGCGCAGACGTGAACTTGCCATGCTTCGCTCTGTGGGAATGTCCGACCACGATTTCCAAAAGATGATGAATTTCGAGTGTATCTTTTATGGCATGAAGGCGCTGATCTTCGGGCTTCCCCTGGCAATCATATTTTCATGGTTCATGCACAAAGAAATGAACGGCAGTGAAAGTGGAAGCTTTGTGATGCCGTGGGCCAGTATCGGAATCAGTATATTTGGCGTTTTATTTATAGTGTTCATTACAATGCTGTATTCTATTAGAAAAATAAAGAAAGAAAATATTATTGACGCACTTCGGGATGACATGGATTGA
- a CDS encoding GNAT family N-acetyltransferase → MNWNIKKFNQFKVEEVYKILALRNKVFIVEQECAYLDCDDKDLNSYHLFSEENGEVVAYLRILEKGVSYDEISIGRVVVKRNYRGKGIAREMLLKAIEFIENTLKEDTIKIQAQAYLLNFYSSLGFKAVSEEYLEDNIPHIDMLYKK, encoded by the coding sequence ATGAATTGGAACATTAAAAAGTTTAATCAATTTAAGGTCGAAGAAGTATACAAAATTTTAGCATTGAGAAATAAGGTATTTATTGTAGAACAGGAATGTGCATACCTTGATTGTGATGATAAAGATTTAAATTCATATCATTTATTTTCTGAAGAAAATGGAGAAGTAGTTGCATACTTAAGAATTTTGGAAAAGGGAGTTTCTTACGATGAAATATCAATAGGAAGAGTAGTCGTAAAAAGAAATTATCGTGGTAAAGGAATTGCAAGAGAAATGCTGTTGAAAGCTATTGAATTTATAGAAAATACTTTAAAAGAAGATACTATAAAAATTCAAGCACAGGCATATTTACTTAATTTTTATAGTAGCCTTGGCTTTAAAGCAGTTTCAGAAGAATATCTAGAGGATAATATTCCACATATAGATATGTTATATAAAAAATAA
- a CDS encoding putative ABC transporter permease: MHYTGYELFAFFLIYSFLGWAVEVLIVSLRKGYFVNRGMLNGPLCPVYGLSIILSLQFLEAANANPFALFVGNAVLATVVEYIDGGLLRRIIGRRLWNYDSPRFYITFAFAYSGASVLVISLLQPLVYTVSQMIPHLLFCIILWILFALLMVDGVASFVVAFHIRKQSRLELKVTEGLSNTKKIMGQRFFARLQKRIHKAFPELENAKLEVIAVKALDQKKFAEGICFEKLVWMFFISALAGDLIETVFVWVKSGKLMSRSSLIYGPFSVVWGLGGIIATVMLHRLIDKNDIYIFLGGFFLGSTYEYSCSVFTEKVLGARFWDYSGMPFNLDGRVNLLYCLFWGLLAIVWLKVIYPFVSNYIGKIPRVLGEVLTWCIVVFIVLNALVSAMALYYYSLRMAGISVNGKVEMFFSIYYPDTLMKMIYPNAVLP; this comes from the coding sequence ATGCATTATACGGGATATGAGCTTTTTGCTTTTTTTCTGATTTACTCTTTTTTAGGATGGGCAGTAGAAGTCTTAATTGTGAGCTTACGAAAAGGTTATTTCGTTAATCGAGGGATGCTGAATGGGCCACTGTGCCCGGTCTATGGGTTAAGTATTATACTTAGTCTGCAATTTTTAGAGGCGGCGAATGCCAATCCTTTTGCATTGTTTGTCGGGAATGCCGTTCTCGCTACTGTGGTTGAGTATATTGATGGAGGGTTACTAAGACGGATAATCGGAAGACGCCTGTGGAATTATGATAGTCCAAGGTTCTACATTACCTTTGCATTTGCATATAGTGGCGCTTCCGTGCTGGTTATTTCCCTGCTGCAACCATTGGTCTATACGGTAAGTCAGATGATTCCACATTTGTTATTCTGCATTATTCTCTGGATACTCTTTGCTTTACTGATGGTTGACGGTGTTGCCTCATTTGTGGTAGCGTTCCATATTCGTAAACAAAGTAGATTAGAACTAAAGGTAACGGAAGGTTTGAGTAATACAAAGAAGATTATGGGACAACGTTTTTTTGCAAGGTTGCAAAAGCGTATTCACAAAGCTTTCCCTGAGCTGGAGAATGCCAAATTGGAAGTCATTGCTGTTAAAGCTCTAGATCAAAAAAAGTTTGCGGAAGGCATTTGTTTTGAAAAACTGGTATGGATGTTTTTTATCAGTGCACTGGCAGGGGATTTGATTGAAACCGTATTTGTCTGGGTAAAGTCCGGTAAGTTGATGAGCCGCAGTAGTCTAATATATGGACCTTTCAGTGTGGTTTGGGGACTGGGTGGAATAATTGCCACAGTAATGCTTCATAGATTAATTGATAAAAATGACATATATATCTTTCTGGGGGGCTTCTTCCTAGGTAGTACCTATGAATATTCGTGCAGTGTGTTTACAGAAAAGGTATTGGGTGCCCGTTTTTGGGATTATAGTGGCATGCCTTTTAATCTGGATGGTAGGGTGAATCTGCTTTACTGTCTGTTCTGGGGACTACTTGCTATTGTATGGCTGAAAGTGATTTATCCATTCGTGAGTAACTATATTGGTAAAATCCCACGGGTGTTAGGGGAGGTACTTACGTGGTGCATTGTAGTATTTATAGTGCTCAATGCATTGGTTTCAGCTATGGCACTATACTATTATAGTTTGAGGATGGCTGGTATATCTGTGAACGGTAAAGTGGAAATGTTCTTTTCTATATATTATCCTGATACTTTAATGAAAATGATTTATCCAAATGCGGTTTTGCCATAA